The segment TTTATAATAGAAATTTTGGCATTTAACATGTCGACATTTTTATCATCCGGTCTGTTCGCTGATTTCAAATATTCCAGTCCCGGGATATCCCAGAGTAATTCTCTTAAAGAAATACCCTGTACTTTCAAATTCAGCAAAAGACTCATTGTTTCATTCGCGTTAGGGCCGCTAAAAATATTTTCCCCGGTTTCCATTACTGACAAATGTTTACTGAAAGCCTTCATGAGACTGATAATGCTGCGGCTGGCAATAATTTTTGTAAAAAGCATATTGATCCTTTTTAGTTAACCATTTATATATCGAAAAAATACCAGCGGGATTTCAGTGAATTTAACAATAGCGGTCATACCCGACTTGATCAGGAACCTATAAATTTATTTTCTGATACCGGCTGACTGAAGTAAATTCACCATAGCTTTATTTTCTTGAGTGACAGCATATGAATGTGGCGTATTGCCCTCATTATCCGGTTGACGCAAATCAGCGCCGGCTTTAATCAATTCTTTCATGATATCCATGCGTTGCAGGTAAGACGCTTTAAGCGCAGAGGTTTCACCGTTAACATCCCTGGTGTTCAGGTCGCACCCCCGGCTAATGAGCTCTTTCACACCCCGGAAATTATCACTTATTATCAGGTAATGAAGCAGACTGAACCTGTTCCGGCACTGAGAATTCTTATCAGCGCCCCGGTTCAACAATTCAATAAATATAGCCAGGCCGTTATCAGTATAACAATGCTGGACGGCCATATTTATCAATTTTGTACCACTCTTGTTTACAATGTTGATTGCCGCTCCCGACGCCAGAAGTTCCTTTGTATATCTAATATTAAGGTCCTGAACCGCCAGCCATAAAACAGTGTGGCTCTCAGTATCTTTTGCTTCCAGGTCCGCGCCCTCATTAATGAGTTCTTTGAAAATTTCCCATTTATTTTCGTAAAAAGCTCTAAACAGCGCTGTTTGCCCTTTTTTACCAGGCGTATTTAGATCTACCCCTACTTCGAGTAATTTTTTCACCATGTCCAGGTCTCCCTCATTTACATAGGTCATGAGCAAGGTATATTCATCGTCATTTAGGGCCTCAGTATCTGCCCCTGCGCAGACCATTTCCATTACCCATTCGTCCTTGCTCTGCCTCTGGGCCATGTGCAGAGTATCTACCCATTTATTTTCTTCCCTGGGCTTTCTAAACATTTTAAAGCCCAGTTTTTGCATGTCTCTGGCCAGTTTCGGCAAAATAATCTCATAATTTTCCTGTCTGAGGTTTTTCAAACAGGAGACTAAAGATTTTCTGGCTAAGCTTTCTTCACTATTGTCAGTTAATATTTCCTGATCCTTTAAAAATTCCAATGCAGGGTATCTGGCAAGTAAACTAACCAGGTCAACACCATCATCTTTTAAAACCAGCAAACGCTTTACAAGTGCCATTGCTCTTTTCGCTGAAAATACATTTTTTTTATCATGAAGTGGAGACAGTAGCACAGCTGTTTCTAGCGGTATTACTATTTCTTTATCACAGGCAATTATCTTTCTGGCGATCATTTCAATTCTCCTTATAACCGATATATGTCCTGAAAATACTCCTGTAATAATCTATATGTACTCTTATCCAGACTATGCTTGGATAATTCCAGAAATTCCCAAAATTCTTCATCCGGGGACGCTGTATACCTGCCCGATCCCAGAATAATCTTTATAATTTCCGGGTGTTTGTGCAAGATAGCAAGGCCCAAAATATCATAACCGATATTGTCTACCTGATTAAGTTTGGCGCCTTTATCAATTAAATGTTTTACTATCCGCTTGTATCCCTTGATAACAGCGATCATCAAGGCAGTACAATCATCCATGTTTTTTAGCTCCAGATTAGCTCCGGCGTTTATCAAAAGATCAACTATCTTTTCCTGATTCTCAGTTTTTTTTGACATTCCGTCTAAGGCTAGCATTAAAGGACTATAACCGAACTGATCCTGCATATTTACCAGAGGACACAACTTGATCAAACATTCCAGCATCGGATAATTACATTGCCAGGCTGCCTGCATCAGGGGTGTCAAACCTTCTTCATTTTTTATTTCCAGGTCAGGATTTTTTTCCAGCAATTCTTTAAAAAATTTTTCATCTTCTGCCTCAATTGCCATAAAAAGAAAATCCGTATCGCAAGCAGCTATCTTGGCATTTGTCATCTTCTTATATCCTAAAATATCAAAATCTCTCGACAATTTTCTGAGTATCAGAAATTTATTATTATTATTCAAATTTCCCAGACAATGATAAATTGAGGTCCAGGCTATTCCTGTTTCATTGTCTTTTGTCAGATGATCTATATTCATAAGCACAGTTTTATCGGTTAATCTGCTGAAAATCTCTCTGACGTTTCCTCCCCTGTTTTTTAAATATAACAAACATTCTAGGACTCTAATTGCATGCGGTCCTGTAAAAATATTCCGGTTTTCTCTTAACAAATGTATTTGTTTTGGCAAAAATTCTAACAGCTTTGATTCATTTATCGTAGCAACAATTTTATATTTTCCAGACATAAACTCCCCTTGCCTGCTCCCTCGCTTTCAAATAATCCGCGATCTTAAAATATTCAGCGTTTTGCGCGAAATGAAAAGCTTTTCGTTTGTCACAAAATTCATATTTCTTTTTCAGACTTACATTAGCTCCGGCCTCAACCAAAAGATGTACTATCTTTAAAGCCCCATTTCTCGCGGCTTCCATTAACGGTGTAAACCCGCTTGCATCTCGCCAGTTAATATAATTTAGCAAATTTATCTCGTCCCCTCTGCTGCTGCCGCCGAATGTTTCCAAAGCCGCAGCCTCCAACAATCTAGTATTGCCGTAGTAATTATTCAAAATACCCCTGGACTTAATATTTTCTTTTAAAATATTTATGATCCTTTCAACCAAAGCCTTATTCTTGCTTTTAGCAGCCAGCAGTAAGCATGTTTCCTTTTTATTATTGCTGCGGATGATATCAGCGCCTTTATCAAGCAGCAGATTGGCAATTTCAATTCGTTCAGCTTTTATCGCGATCATTAAAGCCGAATTTCCCTGACGAGTCCTGTAATTAATATCTGCTCCTGATTTTATGAGTTCCTTCACAACCTCTATATCTCCCTCACAAATAGCATGTTGTAAGGGCGTAATCGAATCGTTATCGGAATAATTCACATCCGCGCCGGCGTTTATCAATTCCCGGATAATTTCCATATTACATTTCTTTGCAGCGTAAATCAGCGCGGTATCGAACTTTTCATATATTTCATTTACATCAGCACCTTTTTTTATAAGTTCCTTCAGAGTAATTAAATCTCCGGATTCTACAGCATTTTTCAGGTCTTCACTCAGATATCCCGGTTCTCCATATCTTTCATCCAGTTTTTCAAACTCTAATATTTCCAGATTTCTGGACAGTGTTTGCCTGATTACCTGCAAATTATCTTCCCTTAAATTAGTCAAACAGGTAAAAATAGATTTTTGTGCTTTGGAAACCGGGGATTCATTTAACGCATCCAACCTGTCTGTGTCAGACAAAAATTTCAGTTTTTCCACGCTGGACAAAATTGGCAGGATATTTTCTCCTTTATTTACTATATCCAGCAAATTAAGCAAAAAATCCATTGAATCTTCAGCGCAAAAAATGTTTATACCTTTATCTAATTGATATAATTTACTTTTCAATGAAACCGGTGTAATAACAGTTTGTTTCTCGGCTATAATTTTCCTCATAAATCCTGACATTATATTTTTCTCCTTATCTAAGGAACAATATAAACAACTCCAGCAGCCTCCAACATTCTGACTGCCTGTTGGTTGTTCATGAAATAAGCCAAATCCAAAGGAGTAACCCCTGTCGAAATACAGAAATTTACATTAGCACCTTTATCCAGCAAAAGCTGCAAAGCTTCCATGTTATTCTTTTCAATTGCCAGGTAAACGGCAGGTCGACCCATGTTGTCAGTTTTATTAATGTTCGCTCCCGCAGCAATAAGAAATTCCATTTGCTCCTCGCGATCGGGTATTGTCGAGGCCAGCATTAAAGGAGATAACATTTCATAGTTATATTCATCCAGTTTGGCTCCGCGTGATTTCAGCATATCAATAATTGTGCTGGGAAAACCTTTCCTTATCAAATGATGCAAAACCGTATCCCCTTT is part of the Candidatus Margulisiibacteriota bacterium genome and harbors:
- a CDS encoding ankyrin repeat domain-containing protein; translated protein: MSGFMRKIIAEKQTVITPVSLKSKLYQLDKGINIFCAEDSMDFLLNLLDIVNKGENILPILSSVEKLKFLSDTDRLDALNESPVSKAQKSIFTCLTNLREDNLQVIRQTLSRNLEILEFEKLDERYGEPGYLSEDLKNAVESGDLITLKELIKKGADVNEIYEKFDTALIYAAKKCNMEIIRELINAGADVNYSDNDSITPLQHAICEGDIEVVKELIKSGADINYRTRQGNSALMIAIKAERIEIANLLLDKGADIIRSNNKKETCLLLAAKSKNKALVERIINILKENIKSRGILNNYYGNTRLLEAAALETFGGSSRGDEINLLNYINWRDASGFTPLMEAARNGALKIVHLLVEAGANVSLKKKYEFCDKRKAFHFAQNAEYFKIADYLKAREQARGVYVWKI
- a CDS encoding ankyrin repeat domain-containing protein, whose translation is MIARKIIACDKEIVIPLETAVLLSPLHDKKNVFSAKRAMALVKRLLVLKDDGVDLVSLLARYPALEFLKDQEILTDNSEESLARKSLVSCLKNLRQENYEIILPKLARDMQKLGFKMFRKPREENKWVDTLHMAQRQSKDEWVMEMVCAGADTEALNDDEYTLLMTYVNEGDLDMVKKLLEVGVDLNTPGKKGQTALFRAFYENKWEIFKELINEGADLEAKDTESHTVLWLAVQDLNIRYTKELLASGAAINIVNKSGTKLINMAVQHCYTDNGLAIFIELLNRGADKNSQCRNRFSLLHYLIISDNFRGVKELISRGCDLNTRDVNGETSALKASYLQRMDIMKELIKAGADLRQPDNEGNTPHSYAVTQENKAMVNLLQSAGIRK
- a CDS encoding ankyrin repeat domain-containing protein — its product is MSGKYKIVATINESKLLEFLPKQIHLLRENRNIFTGPHAIRVLECLLYLKNRGGNVREIFSRLTDKTVLMNIDHLTKDNETGIAWTSIYHCLGNLNNNNKFLILRKLSRDFDILGYKKMTNAKIAACDTDFLFMAIEAEDEKFFKELLEKNPDLEIKNEEGLTPLMQAAWQCNYPMLECLIKLCPLVNMQDQFGYSPLMLALDGMSKKTENQEKIVDLLINAGANLELKNMDDCTALMIAVIKGYKRIVKHLIDKGAKLNQVDNIGYDILGLAILHKHPEIIKIILGSGRYTASPDEEFWEFLELSKHSLDKSTYRLLQEYFQDIYRL